From Phenylobacterium immobile (ATCC 35973), a single genomic window includes:
- a CDS encoding ComEC/Rec2 family competence protein, giving the protein MTAELLQTPEVAPALTDRGLLTWFRRELSRQAPRWPLWSPVALGLGAASYFALPGEPQSLLAVALGLTGLGLLVAGRFAAHRWAVAILTLVACGLIGFAVAKARTERVATPIASADTPPVRVIGWVVDVGSPGQGGQRLLVAPIAIEGVPADNTPGRIRVTLRAGTAVPPPGEAIDLLAKIGPPPPPAAPGSYDFARDAYFESIGGVGFALGAPQGVRPTNSAPTRLRLTMQVNRLRWNLAVRIVELLGPETGGLAAAMTSGVEAFVPREQVDALRAAGLAHIISISGLHMAIVGGFAFAGVRLAVAAWPWLTLRAPGKKIAAVFGLAAVGGYLAISGASPPAERAAITAAVAFVAILVDRQAISLRALAMAAIVIILLQPEAVTEPGFQMSFAATAALVALAEAWPRPIREISVPFVIRALQAARTWIFAGGAISLVAGLATGPFAVQHFNRVAVWGLAANLLVEPISTLLIMPGLAIGAILTPFELGEAPLRAAGFGISLMTQVATQIANAPMAQMTVASAPAWTLPAAFLGILWICLTRGPIRWLGLPLALSVNLAPRPAAPVAWISADGAAVAVRADQTAVLMRPDVKRFGAELWARRRGLEPTLTEAERNGFFQCDAWSCGPTAHAPLKIAATWNVSRPLKTGRLEALCADADILVLRAGRAPGRCVGPLILTQADFARGGSAEIFRTEKGAWRLAWSQDLRGHRPWTWGYGGEGAG; this is encoded by the coding sequence GTGACGGCCGAACTGCTGCAGACGCCTGAGGTTGCGCCGGCGCTCACCGACCGCGGGCTGCTGACGTGGTTTCGCCGCGAACTGTCGCGTCAAGCCCCTCGATGGCCGCTTTGGTCGCCTGTGGCGCTTGGCCTGGGCGCGGCCAGCTACTTCGCCCTCCCGGGGGAGCCGCAGAGCCTACTGGCGGTCGCCCTTGGCCTTACAGGCCTGGGGCTGCTGGTCGCCGGCCGGTTCGCCGCGCACCGATGGGCGGTCGCCATCCTCACTCTGGTCGCCTGCGGCCTCATCGGCTTCGCCGTCGCGAAGGCCCGCACCGAGCGCGTGGCGACGCCGATCGCCTCAGCCGATACGCCCCCTGTGCGCGTCATAGGGTGGGTCGTCGATGTGGGCAGCCCCGGGCAGGGCGGCCAACGCCTGCTCGTCGCGCCGATCGCTATCGAAGGCGTGCCGGCAGACAACACCCCCGGCCGCATCCGGGTGACCCTGCGAGCGGGAACCGCGGTTCCACCACCCGGTGAGGCTATCGATCTCCTGGCTAAGATTGGTCCGCCGCCACCCCCCGCCGCGCCGGGCAGCTATGATTTCGCCCGTGACGCCTACTTCGAAAGCATTGGCGGGGTGGGCTTCGCACTTGGCGCACCTCAGGGGGTTCGGCCCACGAACTCCGCGCCAACACGATTGCGCCTGACCATGCAGGTCAACCGGCTCCGTTGGAATCTGGCAGTACGGATCGTCGAGCTTCTCGGCCCTGAAACTGGCGGTCTGGCCGCCGCCATGACCAGCGGCGTCGAGGCCTTCGTGCCGCGCGAGCAGGTCGACGCCCTACGGGCGGCCGGCCTCGCGCACATCATCTCGATCTCTGGTCTGCACATGGCGATCGTCGGCGGCTTCGCATTCGCTGGCGTCCGGTTGGCGGTCGCCGCCTGGCCCTGGCTTACCCTGCGCGCGCCCGGCAAGAAGATCGCCGCGGTCTTTGGTCTGGCGGCGGTTGGCGGCTACCTGGCCATCTCAGGGGCCTCGCCCCCGGCTGAGCGGGCGGCGATCACCGCAGCGGTCGCCTTCGTGGCCATCCTGGTTGATCGCCAAGCGATCAGCCTGCGCGCTCTGGCCATGGCCGCCATCGTCATCATCCTCCTGCAGCCTGAGGCGGTCACCGAGCCCGGCTTCCAGATGTCCTTCGCTGCGACGGCCGCCCTGGTCGCGCTCGCCGAGGCGTGGCCTCGCCCTATCCGCGAGATTAGCGTGCCCTTCGTCATCCGCGCCCTGCAGGCCGCGCGCACCTGGATCTTCGCCGGCGGCGCCATCAGCCTGGTCGCCGGCCTGGCGACGGGTCCCTTCGCCGTCCAGCACTTCAACCGCGTCGCCGTCTGGGGTCTTGCAGCCAACCTATTGGTCGAGCCGATCTCCACCCTGTTGATCATGCCGGGCCTCGCGATCGGCGCGATCCTCACGCCCTTCGAGCTGGGCGAGGCGCCTTTGCGGGCGGCGGGCTTCGGTATCAGCCTGATGACGCAGGTCGCCACCCAGATCGCCAACGCCCCCATGGCGCAGATGACCGTCGCCAGCGCGCCGGCCTGGACGCTACCGGCCGCCTTCCTCGGAATCCTATGGATCTGTCTGACCCGCGGGCCGATTAGATGGCTGGGCCTGCCGTTGGCGCTCAGTGTGAACCTGGCGCCGCGGCCCGCGGCGCCTGTCGCCTGGATCTCAGCTGACGGCGCCGCCGTCGCCGTACGTGCTGACCAGACCGCCGTCCTAATGCGCCCTGACGTGAAGCGCTTCGGCGCGGAGCTATGGGCCCGTCGTCGTGGCCTGGAGCCGACCCTGACCGAAGCCGAACGGAACGGCTTTTTCCAGTGTGACGCCTGGAGCTGTGGGCCGACCGCCCATGCGCCGCTCAAGATCGCCGCGACTTGGAATGTCAGCCGGCCTTTAAAGACCGGCAGGTTGGAGGCGCTGTGCGCTGACGCCGATATTCTTGTGCTTAGAGCCGGTCGGGCCCCAGGGCGTTGCGTGGGGCCGCTAATCCTGACCCAAGCCGACTTTGCACGCGGCGGATCTGCTGAAATTTTCCGAACCGAGAAAGGCGCCTGGCGCCTCGCCTGGAGCCAGGACCTGCGCGGCCATCGACCCTGGACATGGGGATACGGCGGGGAGGGGGCCGGCTGA
- the gltX gene encoding glutamate--tRNA ligase produces the protein MSDRPVVTRIAPSPTGSMHIGTARTALFNWLYARHTGGKYLLRVEDTDRERSTEASVQVIFDGLNWLGLEADEPPVFQFPRADRHRAAVETMLERGGAYRCYMTTEELDREREMARAEGRVIRSPWRDRTDGEGAFVVRLKSPLEGETLIDDQVKGEVRFQNATLDDLVLLRTDGNPTYNLAVVVDDHDMGVTHVIRGDDHLNNAARQTLIYQALGWDTPVWAHLPLIHGPDGAKLSKRHGAQAVSEFADMGYLPEAMRNYLAKLGWGHGDDEIFSDEQAIAWFDVKDVVAAPARLDWAKLNHLNNHYIRQAEPARLASLVAKIHETRGISMRDGDLVILERAIPLVRDGAKTLLELADATQFVLKPRPLVLPEKALAQLTEETRDRLRRLTEILSKSNAWDVTSLEAVIRGFAESESVGIGKFGPALRAVLSGGAAAPDLAGALVALGREESLGRLNDALS, from the coding sequence ATGTCTGATCGCCCTGTCGTCACCCGTATCGCCCCCTCGCCCACCGGCTCCATGCACATCGGCACGGCGCGGACGGCCCTCTTCAACTGGCTCTACGCCCGCCACACCGGCGGTAAGTATCTGCTGCGTGTCGAGGACACCGATCGCGAGCGCTCCACCGAGGCCTCGGTGCAGGTGATCTTCGACGGCCTGAACTGGCTGGGCCTTGAGGCGGATGAGCCCCCGGTCTTCCAGTTCCCGCGAGCGGATCGCCACCGCGCCGCGGTCGAGACCATGCTGGAACGCGGCGGCGCCTACCGCTGCTACATGACGACCGAGGAACTCGACCGCGAGCGCGAGATGGCGCGCGCCGAGGGGCGGGTCATCCGTTCGCCCTGGCGCGACCGCACCGATGGCGAAGGCGCCTTCGTGGTGCGGCTGAAAAGCCCGCTGGAAGGCGAGACGCTTATCGACGACCAGGTGAAGGGCGAGGTGCGTTTCCAGAACGCCACGCTAGACGACCTCGTGCTCCTGCGGACGGACGGTAACCCGACCTACAACCTGGCCGTGGTCGTCGACGACCACGACATGGGCGTCACCCATGTGATCCGCGGCGACGACCATCTGAACAACGCCGCGCGCCAGACCCTGATCTATCAAGCGCTGGGCTGGGACACGCCGGTGTGGGCGCATCTGCCGCTGATCCATGGCCCGGATGGCGCGAAGCTCTCGAAACGCCACGGCGCCCAGGCGGTCAGTGAATTCGCCGACATGGGCTACCTGCCCGAGGCCATGCGCAACTACCTGGCCAAGCTCGGCTGGGGCCACGGCGATGACGAAATCTTCAGCGACGAACAGGCGATTGCATGGTTCGACGTCAAGGACGTGGTAGCTGCGCCCGCCCGCCTCGACTGGGCGAAGCTTAATCACCTGAACAACCACTACATCCGGCAGGCCGAACCGGCGCGGCTGGCCAGCTTGGTGGCGAAAATTCATGAGACGCGCGGTATTTCAATGCGTGATGGCGATCTTGTGATCCTGGAACGGGCGATTCCGCTGGTGCGCGACGGCGCCAAGACCTTGCTGGAGCTTGCCGATGCGACCCAGTTCGTCCTCAAACCGCGGCCGCTGGTTCTGCCAGAGAAGGCGCTCGCGCAGCTAACCGAAGAAACGAGGGACCGGTTGCGTCGCTTGACTGAAATTCTAAGCAAATCCAACGCGTGGGACGTAACTTCTCTTGAAGCTGTGATCCGAGGTTTTGCGGAATCCGAAAGCGTCGGCATCGGCAAGTTCGGCCCCGCCCTGCGCGCGGTGCTATCGGGCGGCGCGGCGGCGCCAGATCTGGCCGGCGCCCTCGTTGCGCTCGGCCGCGAGGAAAGCTTAGGTCGCCTAAACGATGCGCTTTCGTAG
- the gltA gene encoding citrate synthase, translating to MSESVKFEVGGRSLDLPVMKGTLGPDVVDIRKLYGETDVFTYDPSFTSTASCESKITFIDGDNGVLLHRGYPIEQLAENSSFLEVCYLLLNGELPNAAEFSGFENTITRHTMLHDQFDRFFNGFRRDAHPMAIMTGAVGALSAFYHDSTNVEDPEQRMISSHRLIAKMPTIAARAFKYSQGQPFVHPRNDLSYAENFLRMCFAVPAEDYKPNPVLAKAMDKIFILHADHEQNASTSTVRMVGSSGANPFACIAAGIASLWGPKHGGANEEALNMLKAIGTVDNVPDFVQGVKDRRHMLMGFGHRVYKNYDPRAKIMQQTCHEVLAEMGHGDDPLLKVAMELEKIALNEDFFVERKLYPNVDFYSGITLRALGFPPEMFTVLFALARTVGWISQWQEMIQDPAQKIGRPRQLYTGAVKRDYTAIDGR from the coding sequence ATGAGTGAGAGCGTGAAATTCGAAGTCGGCGGCCGGAGCCTCGACCTTCCCGTGATGAAGGGCACGCTTGGGCCGGACGTCGTCGATATACGCAAGCTCTATGGCGAGACCGACGTCTTCACCTACGACCCCAGCTTCACCTCGACGGCGAGCTGCGAGAGCAAGATCACATTCATCGACGGCGATAACGGCGTGCTTCTGCACCGCGGTTACCCGATCGAACAGCTGGCGGAAAACTCCAGCTTCCTCGAAGTCTGCTACCTGCTGCTGAACGGCGAGCTGCCGAACGCCGCGGAGTTCTCCGGTTTCGAAAACACGATCACGCGGCATACCATGCTGCACGATCAATTCGACCGGTTCTTCAACGGCTTCCGCCGCGACGCCCACCCGATGGCGATCATGACCGGCGCGGTCGGCGCCCTCTCCGCCTTCTATCACGACAGCACGAACGTCGAAGATCCCGAGCAACGGATGATCTCGTCGCACCGCCTGATCGCCAAGATGCCGACGATCGCCGCGCGCGCCTTCAAATATTCGCAGGGCCAGCCCTTTGTGCACCCCCGCAACGACCTCTCCTACGCCGAGAACTTCCTGCGCATGTGCTTTGCGGTGCCGGCCGAGGACTACAAGCCGAACCCCGTCCTGGCCAAGGCCATGGACAAGATCTTCATCTTGCACGCCGACCACGAGCAGAACGCCTCGACATCGACGGTCCGGATGGTGGGCTCCTCGGGCGCCAACCCCTTCGCCTGCATCGCCGCGGGCATCGCTTCGCTCTGGGGCCCCAAGCACGGCGGCGCCAACGAAGAAGCGCTGAACATGCTGAAGGCGATCGGCACGGTCGACAACGTTCCGGACTTCGTCCAGGGCGTGAAGGACCGCCGCCACATGCTCATGGGCTTCGGTCACCGGGTCTACAAGAACTACGACCCACGCGCCAAAATCATGCAGCAGACCTGCCATGAAGTTCTGGCCGAGATGGGCCACGGCGACGACCCGCTGCTGAAGGTGGCGATGGAACTGGAAAAGATCGCGTTGAACGAGGACTTCTTCGTCGAGCGCAAGCTGTACCCCAACGTCGACTTCTACTCGGGCATCACGCTCCGCGCCCTTGGCTTCCCGCCCGAGATGTTCACCGTGCTCTTCGCCCTGGCCCGCACCGTTGGCTGGATCAGCCAATGGCAGGAAATGATCCAGGATCCGGCGCAAAAGATCGGTCGTCCGCGGCAGCTCTATACCGGCGCCGTGAAGCGCGACTACACAGCCATCGACGGCCGCTAA
- a CDS encoding UrcA family protein, with protein MRRTPVLTAAAALCLAAPAFAQAVNEVTVMGHYAGQGEKPMSISRVVSYADLDLSRSKDMDILKQRVRYTARRICAELGEAPTNQANLDRSCQDTAVREALMAFQPNSAENYAVPASAVVTNGPVPDTRQNRAAYGGPLSHAGRSTAARGN; from the coding sequence ATGCGTCGCACGCCCGTCCTGACCGCCGCCGCGGCCCTTTGCCTCGCCGCCCCGGCGTTCGCTCAAGCCGTCAACGAAGTCACCGTCATGGGTCATTATGCCGGCCAAGGCGAAAAGCCGATGTCGATTTCGAGAGTGGTCAGCTACGCGGACCTCGATCTGTCGCGATCGAAGGACATGGATATCCTCAAGCAACGCGTGCGCTACACCGCACGCCGGATCTGCGCCGAGTTGGGAGAGGCCCCGACAAACCAGGCCAATCTGGACCGGTCGTGCCAGGACACCGCCGTCCGCGAAGCCCTGATGGCCTTCCAGCCGAATTCGGCAGAAAACTATGCCGTTCCGGCCAGCGCGGTCGTGACCAATGGCCCGGTGCCCGACACCCGCCAGAACCGCGCGGCGTACGGCGGTCCTCTGTCGCACGCGGGCCGGTCGACGGCAGCCCGCGGCAACTAA
- the lpxB gene encoding lipid-A-disaccharide synthase, translating into MTQPLTVMLVAAEASGDDRGAALARALRHRLGIGVRFVGVGGARLAEEGVRSPFDIAEISVLGLLEGLAAYPRILRRVRDTVALATKERPDIVVLIDSWGFTLRVAQGLRRALPGVPLIKYVGPQVWATRPGRAKTLAKTVDRLLSIHAFDAPWFERYGLPVTFVGNSALSLDFTSADPARLRTRIGATPDAPILLIAPGSRRGEITRLMPHFGEAVWRLARTRPDLQVVIPAASTVVDLVKAEAAVWPVPPHVVEGEVSKLDAMKAATVALACSGTVTSEIALAGAPLVVAYRVSPVTYALLKHIVRTPYITLMNIAAQAEVAPEFIQERCEGLALAKALAVRLDDPAVRTAQIAAQDAALEHMGRGQGDPSARAAEAVLKAVESRRTGNP; encoded by the coding sequence GTGACTCAGCCGCTGACCGTCATGCTGGTGGCGGCCGAAGCTTCCGGCGACGATCGCGGAGCGGCTTTGGCCCGCGCGTTACGTCATCGCCTGGGGATTGGCGTCCGCTTTGTCGGCGTAGGCGGCGCAAGGTTGGCGGAAGAAGGCGTGCGAAGTCCCTTCGACATCGCTGAGATATCGGTCCTAGGATTACTGGAGGGGCTAGCCGCCTACCCACGAATTCTCCGTCGTGTCAGAGACACCGTCGCGCTCGCCACGAAGGAACGACCCGATATCGTCGTGCTGATCGATTCCTGGGGCTTCACCCTGCGAGTCGCTCAAGGGCTCAGGCGCGCGCTCCCCGGTGTTCCTCTGATCAAGTACGTCGGCCCGCAGGTATGGGCGACGCGCCCAGGCCGTGCCAAGACGCTGGCCAAGACGGTCGACCGGCTGCTGTCCATCCACGCCTTCGACGCCCCCTGGTTCGAACGTTATGGCCTGCCGGTCACCTTCGTCGGCAATTCTGCGCTGTCGCTGGATTTCACTAGCGCGGATCCTGCGCGCCTGCGCACCCGTATCGGCGCTACGCCGGACGCGCCGATCCTGTTGATCGCGCCGGGCAGCCGGCGGGGTGAAATCACCCGATTGATGCCGCATTTCGGTGAGGCCGTGTGGCGCCTGGCGCGGACGCGCCCGGACTTGCAAGTCGTAATCCCCGCGGCCTCAACCGTCGTCGACCTCGTGAAAGCCGAAGCCGCGGTCTGGCCGGTCCCGCCGCATGTGGTGGAGGGCGAGGTGTCCAAGTTGGACGCCATGAAGGCCGCCACCGTCGCGCTCGCCTGTTCAGGCACCGTGACGTCAGAGATCGCGCTCGCTGGCGCGCCCCTGGTGGTGGCCTATCGTGTCTCGCCGGTGACCTACGCCCTGCTCAAGCACATCGTCCGCACGCCTTACATCACACTGATGAATATCGCCGCCCAGGCCGAGGTTGCCCCAGAGTTCATCCAGGAGCGTTGCGAGGGTCTCGCCTTGGCGAAGGCGCTTGCCGTGCGGCTCGACGATCCCGCCGTCCGCACCGCCCAGATCGCCGCCCAGGACGCCGCCTTGGAGCACATGGGACGAGGACAGGGCGACCCGTCCGCCAGGGCCGCCGAGGCGGTTCTCAAGGCCGTAGAGAGCCGCAGGACAGGGAACCCTTAA
- the lpxI gene encoding UDP-2,3-diacylglucosamine diphosphatase, which produces MPAAARSLTPPKLGLIAGGGALPLEIAQHCERAGRALFVIRIKGFASDALAPYAGAEVGLAELGKCIKALKRAGCEAVCLAGIVKRPDFLTLLPDARGLAVLPAVIGAARRGDDALLSLLVREFEKDGFSVEGAHEVMEDLGLPVGVLGRVQPSAADAADADRALGVARLIGAEDIGQAAAVCAGLVLAVEAQEGTDAMLARVAALPEHLRGRPGAARGVLAKAAKPEQELRVDLPTIGVATVAAVARAGLGGIVGEAGRLLVLDRHAVVELADELGVFILGVEPKAR; this is translated from the coding sequence ATGCCTGCCGCAGCGCGAAGTCTGACTCCGCCGAAACTCGGCCTAATCGCCGGCGGCGGCGCCTTGCCGCTCGAGATCGCCCAGCACTGCGAACGCGCCGGTAGAGCCCTTTTTGTTATCCGGATCAAAGGCTTCGCGAGCGACGCTCTTGCGCCCTACGCCGGCGCTGAGGTGGGACTCGCCGAACTCGGCAAGTGCATCAAAGCGCTCAAGCGCGCCGGGTGCGAGGCCGTCTGCCTGGCCGGGATCGTCAAGCGGCCGGACTTCCTGACCCTGCTTCCCGACGCCCGTGGCTTGGCGGTCCTACCCGCAGTGATCGGCGCGGCGCGGCGCGGCGACGATGCGCTGCTCAGTCTGTTGGTTCGGGAGTTCGAAAAGGACGGCTTCTCGGTCGAGGGGGCTCATGAGGTCATGGAGGACTTGGGCCTGCCGGTCGGCGTACTGGGCCGGGTCCAACCGAGCGCGGCCGACGCCGCTGATGCGGATCGCGCCCTGGGGGTGGCCCGCCTGATCGGCGCCGAAGATATTGGCCAAGCAGCGGCTGTCTGTGCTGGCCTTGTGCTCGCCGTGGAGGCCCAGGAAGGAACCGACGCTATGCTGGCGCGTGTCGCAGCACTGCCAGAGCATCTGCGCGGCCGGCCCGGCGCGGCGCGGGGCGTGCTCGCCAAGGCGGCCAAGCCTGAGCAGGAACTACGCGTCGACCTCCCGACGATCGGCGTCGCCACGGTCGCCGCTGTCGCGCGGGCCGGCCTGGGCGGCATTGTGGGCGAAGCGGGACGTCTATTGGTCCTCGACCGGCACGCTGTCGTCGAACTGGCGGATGAATTGGGCGTCTTCATCCTGGGCGTTGAGCCAAAAGCCCGGTGA
- the lpxA gene encoding acyl-ACP--UDP-N-acetylglucosamine O-acyltransferase, protein MTIHPTAIVDPGAALGQGVSVGPYSIIGANARVGDGTQILAHVVIEGHTTIGADCLVRNFANLGGPPHHTAYRGEPTELIIGDRNRIWEHVTMHLGTPGGGGVTRVGDDGMYMATSHVGHDCHVGDHVILAHSGTLGGHVTVGDHVMISGLAAVHQFCRVGRYAFIGGLAAVTKDVIPYGLVWGNHAHLEGLNLVGLKRRAVDRETISALRTAYRSLFAEEGTFQERIDDTAQAFGSNAAVMEIISFIRADAGRPLCLPQREV, encoded by the coding sequence GTGACGATCCACCCGACGGCGATCGTCGATCCCGGTGCGGCGCTGGGGCAGGGCGTTTCGGTTGGGCCGTACTCGATCATCGGCGCGAACGCCCGTGTCGGCGACGGGACTCAGATCCTCGCCCACGTCGTCATTGAGGGCCACACGACCATCGGCGCCGATTGCCTCGTGCGCAACTTCGCCAACCTTGGCGGGCCGCCCCACCACACCGCCTACCGCGGTGAGCCGACCGAACTCATCATCGGCGACCGCAACCGCATATGGGAGCATGTGACGATGCACCTGGGCACGCCCGGCGGCGGCGGCGTCACCCGGGTGGGCGATGATGGCATGTACATGGCCACGAGCCACGTAGGTCACGATTGCCACGTGGGCGACCATGTCATCCTGGCCCATTCCGGCACGCTCGGCGGCCACGTCACCGTGGGCGATCATGTGATGATCAGTGGATTGGCCGCCGTGCACCAATTTTGCCGGGTCGGCCGCTACGCCTTCATTGGTGGCCTGGCCGCGGTGACCAAGGACGTCATTCCATACGGCCTAGTCTGGGGCAACCACGCCCACCTCGAGGGCCTGAACCTTGTGGGGCTCAAACGTCGCGCCGTTGATCGCGAGACGATCAGCGCATTGCGAACGGCCTATCGTTCGCTATTCGCCGAGGAAGGCACCTTCCAGGAACGGATCGACGACACAGCCCAGGCCTTCGGTTCAAACGCTGCAGTGATGGAAATCATCAGCTTCATCCGCGCCGATGCAGGACGCCCGCTATGCCTGCCGCAGCGCGAAGTCTGA
- the fabZ gene encoding 3-hydroxyacyl-ACP dehydratase FabZ, with translation MRKAPVNEASTEIDITEIMARLPHRYPFLLIDRAEEYKAHQSIVGIKCVTVNEPFFQGHFPTYPVMPGVLIVEAIAQSGAVLMSKSLEVDVVGKTILFMSVDNCRFRAPVRPGDVMKMHVEVVRARGDIFKFRGRALVGDKVAAECEFAAMVVETQ, from the coding sequence ATGCGTAAGGCGCCGGTCAATGAAGCCTCCACCGAAATCGACATCACCGAGATCATGGCGCGGTTGCCGCACCGCTATCCCTTCCTGCTGATCGATCGCGCCGAGGAGTACAAGGCCCACCAGTCCATCGTCGGCATCAAGTGCGTGACGGTGAACGAGCCCTTCTTCCAAGGCCACTTCCCAACCTACCCGGTCATGCCGGGCGTGCTGATCGTCGAGGCGATTGCGCAATCCGGCGCTGTCTTGATGTCGAAGTCGTTGGAAGTCGATGTCGTGGGCAAGACGATCCTGTTCATGTCGGTCGACAACTGCCGCTTCCGCGCCCCGGTTCGTCCGGGCGACGTGATGAAGATGCATGTCGAAGTCGTGCGCGCCCGCGGCGACATCTTCAAATTCCGTGGCCGCGCCCTGGTGGGTGACAAAGTCGCCGCTGAATGCGAATTCGCCGCCATGGTGGTGGAAACCCAGTGA
- the lpxD gene encoding UDP-3-O-(3-hydroxymyristoyl)glucosamine N-acyltransferase, with the protein MPDPRFYESLGPISLGEIASQTGARLATPNAAARAIDKVAVLARADARSVSFLTDRRQVAELASAESAACFVTEANAEFLPADCVALITPTPQAAYAALAGRLHRLRNFQAGPALSPDAILEDGVDLAPGAVVGPGVRIGRGTRIGPNAVIGPGVTIGRDGLIGANVVLSCCLLGDRVQVFAGAVIGEAGFGAAAGPAGLVDMPQLGRVIIQDGCTIGANSCIDRGAYDDTMIGENTKIDNLVQIAHNVRVGRNCVMAAHTGISGSVIIGDGVQFGGRAGIADHIVIGAGARVAAAAGVMHDIPAGETWGGAPAQPIRAWMRETAWLRRQSTRKDGAENA; encoded by the coding sequence ATGCCCGATCCGCGATTCTATGAGAGCCTGGGACCGATCTCGCTAGGCGAGATCGCGTCCCAGACTGGCGCGCGCCTGGCGACGCCGAACGCTGCTGCGCGTGCGATAGACAAGGTCGCTGTGCTGGCGCGCGCGGACGCCCGCTCAGTGTCCTTTTTGACGGATCGCCGGCAGGTGGCGGAACTCGCCTCCGCCGAATCCGCAGCCTGTTTTGTGACTGAGGCCAACGCCGAATTTCTACCGGCGGATTGCGTGGCGCTGATCACGCCGACGCCGCAAGCGGCCTACGCTGCGCTCGCCGGTCGGCTGCATCGCCTGCGCAACTTCCAAGCAGGTCCGGCCCTTTCCCCTGACGCAATCTTGGAAGACGGCGTCGATCTGGCCCCCGGCGCCGTCGTCGGACCTGGCGTGCGGATCGGCCGGGGGACGCGGATAGGCCCGAACGCTGTGATCGGTCCTGGGGTCACCATTGGCCGCGATGGTCTGATTGGGGCCAATGTCGTCCTCAGCTGTTGCCTGCTGGGCGACCGCGTGCAGGTTTTCGCAGGCGCCGTGATCGGCGAGGCGGGCTTCGGCGCCGCGGCCGGTCCCGCAGGCCTCGTCGACATGCCCCAACTCGGCCGCGTGATCATCCAGGACGGGTGCACGATCGGCGCCAACAGCTGCATAGATCGCGGGGCCTACGACGACACGATGATCGGCGAGAACACCAAGATCGACAATCTGGTCCAGATCGCCCACAACGTCCGCGTCGGGCGCAACTGCGTCATGGCGGCCCACACGGGCATCTCCGGCAGCGTGATCATCGGCGACGGCGTGCAGTTCGGCGGCCGCGCTGGAATCGCCGATCATATCGTTATAGGCGCGGGGGCTCGGGTTGCGGCGGCGGCCGGCGTGATGCACGACATTCCCGCCGGCGAGACCTGGGGCGGCGCGCCGGCCCAGCCCATAAGAGCGTGGATGCGCGAAACCGCCTGGCTGCGCCGGCAGTCAACGCGGAAGGATGGAGCGGAAAATGCGTAA
- a CDS encoding OmpH family outer membrane protein: MSVKQISAAMVALAALVAGQAQAQTAAPAAAPAVRHGAPIAGLCTLSPEAVAGTSTVGKYVSTRLQQIAAQVNAELAGEKTAIDNEAKALQAAPQGGDQAALQSRLTALQTRAEAFNRKAGQREQEIQATEQKALARISTEMNPLVRQAYEAKGCAILLQREAVLMANPASDITPAVVTALNAKITQFTFDRERLDGAAAAPK; this comes from the coding sequence ATGAGCGTTAAGCAAATTTCGGCGGCCATGGTCGCCCTGGCCGCCCTGGTGGCCGGTCAGGCCCAGGCGCAAACCGCCGCTCCCGCCGCAGCCCCCGCCGTTCGTCATGGCGCACCGATCGCGGGCCTGTGCACCCTGTCACCGGAAGCCGTCGCCGGGACCTCCACGGTCGGCAAGTACGTCTCCACGCGGCTCCAGCAGATTGCAGCCCAGGTGAACGCTGAGCTCGCCGGCGAGAAGACGGCGATCGACAACGAAGCCAAGGCGCTCCAAGCCGCGCCGCAGGGCGGGGACCAGGCCGCGCTGCAATCTCGTCTGACAGCTCTGCAAACCCGCGCCGAAGCTTTCAACCGCAAGGCTGGCCAGCGCGAGCAGGAGATTCAGGCCACTGAGCAGAAGGCTCTGGCCCGGATCAGCACCGAGATGAACCCGCTCGTTCGCCAGGCTTATGAAGCCAAGGGCTGCGCGATCCTGCTGCAGCGGGAAGCTGTGCTGATGGCCAACCCCGCCTCGGATATCACGCCGGCGGTTGTGACGGCGTTGAACGCCAAGATCACCCAATTCACCTTCGATCGCGAACGCCTCGACGGCGCCGCGGCCGCGCCGAAGTAG